In one Cottoperca gobio chromosome 12, fCotGob3.1, whole genome shotgun sequence genomic region, the following are encoded:
- the LOC115016674 gene encoding GRAM domain-containing protein 2B-like isoform X1, translated as MVLMTEQADRPLTPLSPAEQLSYSRGNRSTADVDHGGERKHGGSPANPQCVESEADPPESRKKPASMRLKPVELLSPVLTPNDCETKFERKKSQPSPLSKTNVHYHKLFKEISKDELLKQSYTCALQRDILYQGKMFVSDNWVCFHSKVFGRDTKISIPAVTVTFIKKTKTALLVPNALVIETTIDQHVFVSFLSRNSTYKILKSICIHLELDKTCSSSVISSCENSVRGKCPSSLPLDFSADFSDLDGIVQQRRQEMMKSSSSWSQTPDYDNITDFSSLPDTFLCSAVKSREVSVHADVHLQTPSQTHGAAPKNGSTKLKDKSSQPLSLHTILLIYLFLVSVLVLSSCYMAFKIVALEHRLNSLVSIGEHIRNEDAVSHRPRDEVNAEMYGELSSNLFKLEKIQRSLRKLLEET; from the exons atggTACTGATGACCGAGCAGGCGGACAGACCTCTGACGCCGTTATCCCCAGCGGAGCAACTTTCCTACTCCCGAGGGAATCGGTCGAC GGCTGATGTGGAtcatggaggagagaggaagcatGGAGGGTCCCCTGCAAACCCTCAGTGTGTGGAGTCAGAGGCAGACCCCCCAGAGAGCAGGAAGAAACCAGCCAGCATGAG ATTGAAACCTGTGGAGCTGCTTTCACCAGTGCTGACTCCGAATGACTGTGAAACAAAGTTTGAAAGGAAGAAATCCCAGCCCAGCCCC ttatCAAAGACAAACGTGCATTATCATAAGTTATTCAAGGAGATCAGCAAAGATGAGCTCCTCAAACAAA GCTACACGTGTGCCCTGCAGAGAGACATTTTGTATCAGGGCAAAATGTTCGTGTCTGATAACTGGGTCTGTTTCCACTCCAAAGTCTTTGGCAGAGATACAAAG ATTTCAATCCCTGCGGTTACTGTGACGTTtatcaaaaaaactaaaacggCGTTATTAGTGCCAAACGCTCTGGTGATCGAAACAACAATTGATCAG CATGTGTTCGTGTCCTTCCTCTCTCGAAACTCCACCTACAAAATCCTGAAGTCCATCTGCATTCATTTAGAG CTGGATAAGACTTGTAGCAGCTCCGTTATTTCCTCCTGTGAAAACAGCGTCAGAGGGAAATGCCCATCGTCGCTTCCTCTG GACTTTTCTGCAGACTTCTCGGACCTCGATGGGATTGTGCAACAAAGACGTCAGGAGATGATGAAGAGCAGCAGCTCCTGGTCTCAAACTCCAGATTATGACAACATAACTG ACTTCAGCAGCCTCCCGGACACATTTCTGTGTAGTGCGGTGAAGAGCCGAGAGGTTTCAGTCCACGCTGACGTTCACCTTCAGACTCCAAGCCAAACGCACGGAGCGGCCCCGAAGAACG GGTCGACTAAGCTCAAAGACAAATCCTCACAGCCCCTGTCGTTACACACCATCCTCCTCATCTATTTGTTCTT AGTTAGTGTTCTCGTCTTGTCCTCCTGTTACATGGCTTTCAAGATTGTGGCTCTTGAGCATCGTTTGAACTCCTTGGTGTCCATCGGCGAACACATTCGTAATGA AGACGCTGTGAGCCACAGGCCCCGGGATGAAGTGAATGCTGAAATGTATGGAGAACTGTCGTCTAACTTGTTCAAGCTGGAAAAG ATTCAAAGAAGCCTGCGGAAGCTACTTGAAGAGACTTAA
- the LOC115016674 gene encoding GRAM domain-containing protein 2B-like isoform X2, which yields MDSCSVRGTEKQIWADVDHGGERKHGGSPANPQCVESEADPPESRKKPASMRLKPVELLSPVLTPNDCETKFERKKSQPSPLSKTNVHYHKLFKEISKDELLKQSYTCALQRDILYQGKMFVSDNWVCFHSKVFGRDTKISIPAVTVTFIKKTKTALLVPNALVIETTIDQHVFVSFLSRNSTYKILKSICIHLELDKTCSSSVISSCENSVRGKCPSSLPLDFSADFSDLDGIVQQRRQEMMKSSSSWSQTPDYDNITDFSSLPDTFLCSAVKSREVSVHADVHLQTPSQTHGAAPKNGSTKLKDKSSQPLSLHTILLIYLFLVSVLVLSSCYMAFKIVALEHRLNSLVSIGEHIRNEDAVSHRPRDEVNAEMYGELSSNLFKLEKIQRSLRKLLEET from the exons ATGGATTCTTGCAGCGTACGTGGCACCGAGAAGCAGATATG GGCTGATGTGGAtcatggaggagagaggaagcatGGAGGGTCCCCTGCAAACCCTCAGTGTGTGGAGTCAGAGGCAGACCCCCCAGAGAGCAGGAAGAAACCAGCCAGCATGAG ATTGAAACCTGTGGAGCTGCTTTCACCAGTGCTGACTCCGAATGACTGTGAAACAAAGTTTGAAAGGAAGAAATCCCAGCCCAGCCCC ttatCAAAGACAAACGTGCATTATCATAAGTTATTCAAGGAGATCAGCAAAGATGAGCTCCTCAAACAAA GCTACACGTGTGCCCTGCAGAGAGACATTTTGTATCAGGGCAAAATGTTCGTGTCTGATAACTGGGTCTGTTTCCACTCCAAAGTCTTTGGCAGAGATACAAAG ATTTCAATCCCTGCGGTTACTGTGACGTTtatcaaaaaaactaaaacggCGTTATTAGTGCCAAACGCTCTGGTGATCGAAACAACAATTGATCAG CATGTGTTCGTGTCCTTCCTCTCTCGAAACTCCACCTACAAAATCCTGAAGTCCATCTGCATTCATTTAGAG CTGGATAAGACTTGTAGCAGCTCCGTTATTTCCTCCTGTGAAAACAGCGTCAGAGGGAAATGCCCATCGTCGCTTCCTCTG GACTTTTCTGCAGACTTCTCGGACCTCGATGGGATTGTGCAACAAAGACGTCAGGAGATGATGAAGAGCAGCAGCTCCTGGTCTCAAACTCCAGATTATGACAACATAACTG ACTTCAGCAGCCTCCCGGACACATTTCTGTGTAGTGCGGTGAAGAGCCGAGAGGTTTCAGTCCACGCTGACGTTCACCTTCAGACTCCAAGCCAAACGCACGGAGCGGCCCCGAAGAACG GGTCGACTAAGCTCAAAGACAAATCCTCACAGCCCCTGTCGTTACACACCATCCTCCTCATCTATTTGTTCTT AGTTAGTGTTCTCGTCTTGTCCTCCTGTTACATGGCTTTCAAGATTGTGGCTCTTGAGCATCGTTTGAACTCCTTGGTGTCCATCGGCGAACACATTCGTAATGA AGACGCTGTGAGCCACAGGCCCCGGGATGAAGTGAATGCTGAAATGTATGGAGAACTGTCGTCTAACTTGTTCAAGCTGGAAAAG ATTCAAAGAAGCCTGCGGAAGCTACTTGAAGAGACTTAA